From Heliomicrobium modesticaldum Ice1, a single genomic window includes:
- the flhA gene encoding flagellar biosynthesis protein FlhA, whose translation MAAPQTKNGAISYTDLAVAVAILATVIMMIIPLNPVFLDMLLIFNITIAMLVLLATMFVEGALEISVFPTLLLITTLFRLALNVSSTRLVLLEGYAGQVIERFGSFVLGGSPIVGFIVFVILVIIQFIVITKGAERVAEVAARFTLDAMPGKQMAIDADLNQGMINEAEAKKRRRDIQREADFYGAMDGATKFVKGDAIAGIVILIVNILGGFFIGVLQKNLSVSQAAMKYTILTVGDGLVTQIPALLISTATGIIVTRAASDSNLGQDLTGQLFGRPRILYIGAGVLALLGVIGLPPFPLFTMSAFLAFLGYQMTRVKAATAVAEIEKAQEQEIEEIKKPENVISLLNVDPLELEMGYALIPLVDTQQGGDLLDRVIMIRRQCALELGLVVPPIRLRDNMQLKPNAYSIKIKGVEVAGGELVPDHYLAMAPGFDDGSIPGIDTKEPAFGLPAKWITAQMRDQAELAGFTVVDPPSVIATHLTEVIKTHAHEILGRQDVQTLVDHVKQTHPAVVSELIPDLLSLGDVQKILAGLLKERVPIRDLVTIMETLADHARITKDPDVLIEYARQALARQIVKPYLVPGTNELAVISLDPSLENRIREAIQQTEQGTYLAIDPMEAQQILSALSSEVERVSQMGYQPVVLCAPIVRLYFKRMTERVVPHLVVLSYNEIGTQLQVQTIGMVK comes from the coding sequence ATGGCTGCGCCGCAGACCAAGAACGGCGCCATCAGTTATACCGATCTCGCTGTGGCCGTCGCCATCCTGGCCACCGTGATCATGATGATCATCCCCTTGAATCCCGTCTTTTTGGATATGTTGCTCATTTTCAACATCACCATCGCCATGTTGGTCCTGCTGGCTACGATGTTTGTGGAAGGCGCCCTGGAGATCTCCGTCTTTCCTACGCTGCTTCTGATCACGACACTCTTTCGGCTGGCCTTGAACGTGTCGTCGACGCGTCTCGTGTTGCTGGAAGGCTATGCGGGACAGGTGATCGAACGGTTTGGCAGCTTTGTTCTTGGCGGCAGCCCTATCGTCGGTTTCATCGTCTTCGTCATTCTTGTCATCATTCAATTTATCGTCATCACTAAGGGCGCAGAACGGGTGGCCGAGGTGGCGGCTCGCTTCACCCTTGACGCGATGCCCGGCAAACAGATGGCTATTGACGCCGACCTGAACCAGGGCATGATCAACGAAGCGGAAGCCAAAAAACGCCGGCGCGATATCCAGCGCGAAGCCGATTTTTACGGCGCCATGGACGGCGCGACGAAGTTCGTCAAGGGTGACGCCATTGCCGGCATCGTCATCTTGATTGTCAACATCCTGGGCGGCTTTTTTATCGGGGTGCTGCAAAAGAACCTCTCCGTCAGCCAAGCGGCCATGAAATATACGATTCTGACTGTCGGCGATGGCTTGGTGACACAGATCCCAGCGCTCCTCATCTCAACAGCCACCGGTATCATCGTCACCCGGGCTGCCTCTGATTCGAACCTGGGACAGGATCTAACTGGGCAACTGTTTGGTCGTCCCCGCATCCTCTACATCGGGGCAGGGGTGCTCGCGTTGCTGGGGGTGATCGGCCTCCCGCCTTTTCCGCTCTTTACTATGAGCGCCTTTCTTGCCTTTCTCGGTTATCAGATGACCCGTGTCAAAGCAGCTACGGCTGTCGCCGAAATTGAGAAAGCCCAGGAGCAGGAGATCGAGGAGATCAAAAAACCGGAGAACGTCATCTCTCTGCTCAATGTGGATCCTCTTGAACTGGAGATGGGTTATGCCCTGATCCCCCTTGTCGATACCCAGCAGGGGGGAGATCTGCTTGACCGCGTCATCATGATCCGGCGTCAGTGCGCCCTGGAATTGGGACTTGTCGTCCCCCCCATCCGCCTGCGAGATAATATGCAGCTGAAGCCCAACGCCTATTCCATCAAGATCAAAGGTGTTGAAGTGGCTGGCGGCGAACTGGTGCCCGACCATTATCTGGCCATGGCGCCCGGTTTCGATGACGGTTCCATACCGGGAATCGACACCAAAGAACCGGCATTTGGACTTCCCGCCAAGTGGATCACCGCACAGATGCGCGATCAGGCTGAATTGGCCGGCTTCACCGTCGTCGATCCGCCGAGCGTCATCGCCACCCATCTGACGGAAGTGATCAAGACCCACGCCCACGAAATCCTTGGCCGCCAGGATGTGCAGACCCTGGTCGACCATGTCAAGCAGACCCACCCGGCCGTCGTATCCGAACTGATCCCCGATCTCCTCAGCCTCGGCGACGTGCAGAAGATCCTGGCCGGATTGCTCAAGGAACGCGTTCCCATCCGCGACCTGGTCACCATCATGGAAACGCTGGCCGACCATGCCCGCATCACTAAGGACCCCGATGTCTTGATCGAGTATGCCCGCCAGGCTTTGGCCCGTCAAATCGTCAAACCCTATCTGGTTCCGGGCACGAACGAATTGGCGGTCATTTCTCTGGACCCTTCGCTGGAGAACCGGATCAGGGAAGCGATCCAGCAAACGGAGCAGGGCACCTACCTGGCCATCGATCCGATGGAGGCGCAGCAGATACTCTCCGCCCTTTCTTCGGAGGTAGAGCGAGTATCCCAAATGGGCTATCAACCGGTGGTCCTCTGTGCACCTATTGTTCGCCTTTACTTCAAACGCATGACCGAGCGGGTTGTACCTCATCTGGTTGTTCTGTCTTACAATGAGATCGGCACCCAACTGCAAGTACAGACGATTGGGATGGTGAAGTAA